The Arachis duranensis cultivar V14167 chromosome 2, aradu.V14167.gnm2.J7QH, whole genome shotgun sequence genome has a window encoding:
- the LOC107463663 gene encoding 50S ribosomal protein L28, chloroplastic, translating into MAMAGCALVSTFPLKLKPPKTKTSSSNLLHPELAFVTSHLSGIKISYHPSPTPLLAPISPKFLPFQPLARRVCPFTGKKANKANKVSFSNHKTKKLQFVNLQYKRIWWEAGKRYVKLRLSTKALKTIEKNGLDAVAKKAGIDLRKK; encoded by the exons ATGGCAATGGCAGGTTGTGCACTGGTATCCACCTTCCCCCTCAAATTGAAGCCTCCCAAAACGAAAACCTCTTCTTCCAATCTCCTTCATCCAG aGCTTGCCTTCGTCACTTCCCACCTCAGCGGCATCAAAATTTCGTACCACCCTTCTCCCACGCCCCTTCTTGCGCCCATCTCTCCCAAGTTCTTACCTTTCCAGCCTCTTGCTC GGAGAGTTTGTCCTTTCACTGGAAAGAAAGCAAACAAGGCCAACAAAGTATCTTTCTCAAACCACAAGACAAAGAAACTGCAGTTTGTAAACCTGCAGTACAAGAGGATTTGGTGGGAAGCTGGGAAGCGCTATGTAAAGCTTCGGTTATCAACCAAGGCATTGAAAACCATAGAGAAGAATGGACTCGATGCAGTTGCAAAGAAAGCTGGAATTGACCTCCGGAAGAAATAA